From Streptomyces sp. TLI_235, a single genomic window includes:
- a CDS encoding acetyltransferase (GNAT) family protein, producing the protein MDTRSRLELANDNAAAFWLAQGRAHGWESVRTPRFTAVRCDGDAEVHRVVVTRPYGEPGALKEELLAVLREWRTERLCLEDPYGRLDMRPHGCEAALGQAVMVREPGEGPAGGPTASRRRPEPAGVLTAGEAVDPEGLAEVERVVVEGFPMPARLPPAAGAMLPPGLLLTPGYRAWLARVDGRAVGACVSYDDGTAVGVYSVATLPEHRSRGVGRAVVEAALAAHPDRTATLVATLLGEPLYRRLGFTEHGVSRWWRYPATPSSMTV; encoded by the coding sequence ATGGATACGCGCAGCCGGCTCGAACTGGCCAACGACAACGCCGCTGCCTTCTGGCTGGCCCAGGGCCGGGCGCACGGCTGGGAGTCCGTCCGCACACCGCGGTTCACCGCGGTCCGCTGTGACGGGGACGCCGAGGTCCACCGCGTCGTCGTCACCCGCCCCTACGGCGAACCCGGCGCGCTGAAGGAGGAGTTGCTCGCCGTCCTGCGCGAGTGGCGGACGGAGCGGCTCTGCCTGGAGGACCCGTACGGGCGTCTGGACATGCGTCCGCACGGCTGCGAGGCGGCCCTGGGGCAGGCGGTGATGGTGCGTGAGCCCGGCGAGGGACCGGCCGGCGGCCCTACCGCGAGCCGGCGGCGCCCGGAGCCGGCCGGCGTGCTCACGGCCGGCGAGGCCGTCGACCCGGAGGGCCTCGCCGAGGTGGAACGGGTCGTCGTCGAGGGCTTCCCGATGCCCGCCCGGCTGCCGCCGGCCGCCGGCGCCATGCTGCCGCCCGGACTCCTGCTGACCCCCGGCTACCGGGCCTGGCTGGCCCGGGTAGACGGCCGGGCCGTCGGCGCCTGCGTCAGCTACGACGACGGCACCGCCGTCGGTGTCTACTCCGTCGCGACCCTGCCCGAGCACCGCTCCCGCGGCGTCGGCCGGGCCGTCGTCGAGGCCGCCCTCGCCGCCCACCCCGACCGGACGGCCACCCTGGTGGCGACCCTGCTCGGAGAGCCGCTGTACCGCCGGCTCGGCTTCACCGAGCACGGCGTCTCGCGCTGGTGGCGCTACCCGGCGACCCCGTCGTCGATGACGGTGTAA
- a CDS encoding nucleotide-binding universal stress UspA family protein encodes MTDGPGPMTGRTEGDGEHLVEEQSARPCDPAFQHGVVVGFDGSLSSERALAYAVGMARRSQCGLVIVHVANRLPATVWAGCEPPVFVDLPDHRTEILGLELACADFLAGVPWILVERGGDICHEIEEVGREYAADAIVVGSTRGLLGKVFGSVSGRLARRANRPVIVIP; translated from the coding sequence ATGACCGACGGGCCCGGTCCGATGACGGGCCGTACCGAGGGCGACGGCGAGCACCTGGTGGAGGAGCAGTCGGCCCGCCCCTGCGACCCGGCGTTCCAGCACGGCGTGGTGGTCGGATTCGACGGGTCGCTCTCCAGCGAGCGCGCCCTGGCCTACGCGGTCGGGATGGCGCGCCGGTCGCAGTGCGGCCTGGTGATCGTCCATGTGGCGAACCGGCTGCCGGCCACGGTGTGGGCCGGCTGCGAACCCCCGGTCTTCGTCGACCTGCCCGACCACCGCACCGAGATCCTCGGCCTGGAGCTGGCCTGCGCGGACTTCCTCGCCGGCGTGCCGTGGATCCTGGTGGAGCGCGGCGGCGACATCTGCCACGAGATCGAAGAGGTCGGCCGCGAGTACGCCGCCGACGCGATCGTCGTCGGCAGCACCCGCGGCCTGCTCGGCAAGGTCTTCGGTTCGGTGTCCGGGCGGCTGGCGCGGCGCGCCAACCGCCCGGTGATCGTGATCCCCTGA
- a CDS encoding acetyl/propionyl-CoA carboxylase alpha subunit, which yields MFDTVLVANRGEIALRVIRTLRRLGIRSVAVHSDADADAPHVREADLAVRLGPEGRSDSSAAETYLRTDLLLAAARRTGAQAVHPGYGFLAENPGFARACAEAGLAFIGPPPAAVELMGDKINAKEAVRVAGVPVVPGSRGGSPDDAELIAAAGEIGYPVLLKPSAGGGGKGMRLVRDPADLPTEIDAARRVARTAFGDDTLLLERWVDRPRHIEVQVLADARGTTVHLGERECSLQRRHQKLIEEAPSVLLNEETRAAMGAAAVRAAEACGYTGAGTVEFIVPGLEPGAAVPEGVLDFFFMEMNTRLQVEHPVTELAIAVRTDDSAEPQRLDLVEWQLRVAAGEALSFGQDDISFRGHAIEARICAEDPDRDFLPTGGRILRLDEPAGEGIRVDSGVAAGTEVGSLYDPMLAKVIAYGPDRATALRRLRAALADTRILGVTTNTGFLRRLLAHPDVAAGRLDTGLVERTTQQTPVLLSSPYTRTGADAPATGPAEDASPDVLPIAAAVARQLDLAPAVSPDGWTDPFSLPSGWRMGGEAAWTAHRLRLTGHEPVTVLVRPSTPGPTSDLQVRVGDGPVRQARAHHSGDRLHLSLDGLQTTFAHTTDNGPAGRVDWLAVDGDAWAVHAHDPVADRTAAGGAHHGALTAPMPGTVTVVKAAVGDRVSRGQTLLVLEAMKMEHVIAAPHDGTVSELRAVAGSTVAMEELLAVVAAAEEADAAAGAAS from the coding sequence ATGTTCGACACCGTTCTGGTCGCCAACCGGGGTGAGATCGCCCTCCGGGTGATCCGCACCCTGCGGCGGCTCGGCATCCGCTCCGTCGCCGTGCACAGCGACGCCGACGCCGACGCCCCGCACGTCCGCGAGGCCGACCTCGCCGTCCGGCTCGGCCCGGAGGGGCGCAGCGACAGCTCGGCGGCCGAGACCTACCTGCGGACGGACCTGCTGCTCGCCGCCGCCCGGCGCACCGGCGCGCAGGCCGTGCACCCCGGGTACGGCTTCCTCGCCGAGAACCCGGGCTTCGCGCGGGCCTGCGCCGAGGCGGGCCTGGCGTTCATCGGCCCGCCGCCGGCCGCGGTGGAGCTGATGGGCGACAAGATCAACGCCAAGGAGGCCGTCCGGGTCGCCGGCGTGCCGGTGGTGCCGGGCAGCCGGGGCGGCTCGCCGGACGACGCCGAGCTGATCGCGGCGGCCGGGGAGATCGGCTACCCGGTGCTGCTGAAGCCGTCCGCGGGCGGCGGTGGCAAGGGCATGCGGCTGGTCCGCGACCCGGCGGACCTCCCGACCGAGATCGACGCGGCGCGCCGGGTGGCCCGCACCGCGTTCGGTGACGACACCCTGCTGCTGGAGCGCTGGGTGGACCGGCCGCGCCACATCGAGGTGCAGGTGCTCGCCGACGCGCGCGGCACCACGGTGCACCTCGGCGAGCGCGAGTGCAGCCTGCAGCGCCGCCACCAGAAGCTGATCGAGGAGGCCCCCTCCGTCCTGCTCAACGAGGAGACCCGGGCGGCCATGGGAGCGGCCGCCGTCCGGGCCGCCGAGGCCTGCGGCTACACCGGCGCCGGCACGGTGGAGTTCATCGTGCCCGGCCTGGAACCCGGTGCGGCGGTGCCCGAGGGCGTCCTGGACTTCTTCTTCATGGAGATGAACACCCGCCTCCAGGTGGAGCACCCGGTCACCGAGCTGGCGATCGCGGTGCGCACGGACGACTCCGCCGAGCCGCAGCGGCTCGACCTGGTCGAGTGGCAGCTGCGGGTGGCGGCCGGCGAGGCGCTGTCCTTCGGGCAGGACGACATCTCCTTCCGGGGCCACGCCATCGAGGCCCGGATCTGCGCCGAGGACCCGGACCGGGACTTCCTGCCGACCGGCGGGCGCATCCTGCGCCTGGACGAGCCGGCGGGCGAGGGCATCCGGGTGGACTCCGGCGTGGCGGCCGGCACCGAGGTCGGCAGCCTGTACGACCCGATGCTGGCGAAGGTCATCGCCTACGGGCCGGACCGCGCGACCGCTCTGCGCCGGCTGCGGGCCGCACTGGCCGACACCCGGATCCTCGGCGTCACCACCAACACCGGCTTCCTGCGGCGGCTCCTCGCCCACCCCGACGTGGCCGCGGGGCGCCTCGACACCGGGCTGGTGGAACGGACCACGCAGCAGACCCCCGTACTGCTGAGCTCCCCGTACACCCGCACCGGTGCCGACGCCCCCGCGACCGGGCCCGCCGAGGACGCCTCCCCGGACGTGCTGCCGATCGCCGCCGCCGTCGCCCGGCAGCTGGACCTCGCCCCGGCCGTCTCCCCCGACGGCTGGACGGACCCGTTCTCCCTCCCCTCCGGGTGGCGCATGGGCGGCGAGGCCGCCTGGACGGCCCACCGCCTGCGGCTGACCGGCCACGAGCCGGTCACCGTCCTGGTCCGGCCGAGCACGCCCGGCCCCACTTCCGACCTGCAGGTGCGCGTCGGCGACGGCCCGGTGCGGCAGGCCAGGGCCCACCACTCCGGCGACCGTCTGCACCTCTCCCTCGACGGTCTGCAGACGACGTTCGCACACACCACCGACAACGGGCCCGCGGGCCGCGTCGACTGGCTCGCCGTGGACGGCGACGCCTGGGCGGTGCACGCCCACGACCCGGTGGCGGACCGCACCGCCGCGGGCGGGGCCCACCACGGCGCGCTGACCGCGCCCATGCCGGGCACCGTCACCGTGGTCAAGGCCGCGGTCGGCGACCGGGTGAGCCGCGGTCAGACCCTGCTGGTCCTGGAGGCCATGAAGATGGAACACGTGATCGCGGCGCCGCACGACGGCACCGTCAGCGAGCTGCGGGCGGTCGCCGGCTCGACCGTCGCCATGGAGGAGCTGCTGGCCGTGGTCGCGGCGGCAGAGGAGGCCGACGCGGCCGCGGGGGCGGCGTCATGA
- a CDS encoding butyryl-CoA dehydrogenase, which yields MLDHRLSTEYEELRRTVAEFANDRVAPKIGEFYEQNEFPYEIVREMGEMGLFGLPFPEEYGGMGGDYLALGIALEELARVDSSVAITLEAAVSLGAMPVYRFGTEEQKRTWLPKLTSGEMLGAFGLTEPEGGSDAGATRTTARYDEATDEWVINGTKCFITNSGTDITGLVTVTALTEPSTRSGEDGATLSPTREISSIIVPTGTPGFQVSKKYSKVGWNASDTRELSFTDCRVPAANLLGDRGRGYAQFLRILDEGRIAIAALATGLAQGCVDQSVAYAGQRRAFGRPIGANQVIQFKLADMEMRAHTARLAWRDAASRLLHSEPFKKEAAIAKLYASEAAVDNAREATQIHGGYGFMNEFPVARFWRDCKILEIGEGTSEVQRMLIARELGILS from the coding sequence ATGCTCGACCACCGGCTGAGCACCGAGTACGAAGAGCTGCGACGGACCGTCGCGGAGTTCGCGAACGACCGGGTCGCGCCGAAGATCGGCGAGTTCTACGAGCAGAACGAGTTCCCGTACGAGATCGTCCGCGAGATGGGCGAGATGGGCCTGTTCGGGCTGCCCTTCCCCGAGGAGTACGGCGGCATGGGCGGCGACTACCTCGCCCTCGGCATCGCCCTGGAGGAGCTGGCCCGGGTCGACTCCTCGGTCGCGATCACCCTGGAGGCGGCCGTCTCGCTGGGCGCCATGCCGGTGTACCGCTTCGGCACCGAGGAGCAGAAGCGCACCTGGCTGCCGAAGCTGACCTCGGGCGAGATGCTCGGCGCCTTCGGCCTCACCGAGCCGGAGGGCGGCTCGGACGCCGGCGCCACCCGGACGACGGCCCGCTACGACGAAGCGACCGACGAGTGGGTGATCAACGGCACCAAGTGCTTCATCACCAACTCCGGCACCGACATCACGGGCCTGGTCACGGTGACCGCGCTGACCGAGCCCTCCACCCGTTCGGGTGAAGACGGCGCGACGCTCTCGCCCACCCGCGAGATCTCGTCCATCATCGTGCCGACCGGGACCCCCGGGTTCCAGGTCTCCAAGAAGTACTCCAAGGTCGGGTGGAACGCCTCCGACACCCGCGAACTGTCCTTCACCGACTGCCGCGTCCCCGCGGCCAACCTGCTGGGCGACCGCGGCCGCGGCTACGCCCAGTTCCTGCGCATCCTCGACGAGGGGCGCATCGCCATCGCGGCCCTGGCCACCGGCCTGGCCCAGGGATGCGTCGACCAGTCCGTCGCCTACGCCGGCCAGCGGCGCGCCTTCGGGCGGCCGATCGGCGCCAACCAGGTCATCCAGTTCAAGCTCGCCGACATGGAGATGCGCGCGCACACCGCCCGCCTGGCCTGGCGGGACGCCGCATCCCGGCTGCTGCACTCCGAGCCGTTCAAGAAGGAGGCCGCCATCGCGAAGCTGTACGCCTCGGAGGCTGCCGTGGACAACGCCCGCGAGGCGACCCAGATCCACGGCGGGTACGGCTTCATGAACGAGTTCCCGGTCGCCCGGTTCTGGCGCGACTGCAAGATCCTCGAAATCGGGGAGGGCACCTCGGAGGTCCAGCGGATGCTCATCGCGCGAGAGCTCGGCATCCTCTCCTGA
- a CDS encoding 3-methylcrotonyl-CoA carboxylase beta subunit: MVLSSIGSAAGPAAGPFTGPAAGTAPQNAFRGAAAAPVPRLDSAADPGSAAYRTNQAAHRELVDELRSKLAAAALGGGAKARARHTARGKLLPRDRVDTLLDPGSPFLELCPLAADGLYDGAAPAAGVIAGIGRVAGREVVVVANDATVKGGTYYPMTVKKHLRAQEVALENRLPCVYLVDSGGAFLPMQDEVFPDRDHFGRIFYNQARLSAAGIPQIAAVLGSCTAGGAYVPAMSDQAVIVRNQGTIFLGGPPLVKAATGEVVTAEELGGGELHSRTSGVTDHLAEDDAHALSIVRTIVAGLGPRTPAPWPLAPVEAPAVDPAGLYGAVPVDPRTPYDVREVIARLVDGSRFAEFKAEYGPTLVTGFARIHGHQVGIVANNGVLFAESALKGAHFVELCDQRGIPLLFLQNITGFMVGRQYEAGGIAKHGAKMVTAVACTRVPKLTVVIGGSYGAGNYSMCGRAYSPRFLWMWPGAKISVMGGEQAASVLATVRRDQFEAQGEEWPAEAEEEFKRPVREQYERQGSAYYATARLWDDGVIDPMETRTVLGLALTACANAPLAEPRPYGVFRM, translated from the coding sequence ATGGTCCTCTCATCCATTGGATCTGCCGCCGGTCCGGCGGCCGGCCCGTTCACCGGCCCGGCCGCCGGCACCGCACCGCAGAACGCCTTCCGGGGCGCCGCGGCCGCGCCGGTACCGCGGCTGGACTCCGCGGCCGATCCCGGCTCGGCCGCCTACCGCACCAACCAGGCCGCCCACCGGGAGCTGGTCGACGAGCTGCGCAGCAAGCTCGCCGCCGCCGCACTCGGCGGCGGCGCCAAGGCCAGGGCCCGGCACACCGCCCGCGGCAAGCTGCTCCCCCGCGACCGGGTGGACACCCTGCTCGACCCGGGCTCCCCCTTCCTGGAGCTGTGCCCGCTGGCCGCCGACGGCCTCTACGACGGCGCCGCCCCGGCCGCCGGTGTGATCGCCGGCATCGGCCGGGTGGCCGGCCGGGAGGTCGTGGTCGTCGCCAACGACGCCACCGTCAAGGGCGGCACCTACTACCCGATGACGGTCAAGAAGCACCTGCGCGCGCAGGAGGTGGCCCTGGAGAACCGGCTGCCCTGCGTCTACCTGGTGGACTCCGGCGGCGCCTTCCTGCCGATGCAGGACGAGGTCTTCCCCGACCGCGACCACTTCGGCCGGATCTTCTACAACCAGGCCCGGCTCTCCGCCGCGGGCATCCCGCAGATCGCCGCGGTGCTCGGATCCTGCACCGCCGGCGGCGCGTACGTGCCGGCCATGAGCGACCAGGCCGTCATCGTCCGCAACCAGGGCACGATCTTCCTCGGCGGCCCGCCGCTGGTGAAGGCGGCCACCGGTGAGGTCGTCACGGCCGAGGAGCTCGGCGGCGGCGAGCTGCACTCCCGCACCTCCGGGGTCACCGACCACCTGGCCGAGGACGACGCGCACGCGCTGTCGATCGTCCGCACCATCGTCGCCGGGCTCGGCCCGCGCACCCCCGCGCCGTGGCCGCTCGCCCCGGTGGAGGCCCCGGCGGTGGATCCGGCCGGCCTGTACGGCGCGGTGCCGGTCGACCCGCGCACCCCGTACGACGTGCGCGAGGTGATCGCCCGGCTGGTGGACGGCAGCCGCTTCGCCGAGTTCAAGGCCGAGTACGGGCCCACCCTGGTGACCGGCTTCGCCCGGATCCACGGCCACCAGGTGGGCATCGTCGCCAACAACGGCGTGCTCTTCGCCGAGTCCGCGCTCAAGGGCGCGCACTTCGTCGAGCTGTGCGACCAGCGCGGCATCCCGCTCCTCTTCCTGCAGAACATCACCGGCTTCATGGTCGGCCGGCAGTACGAGGCGGGCGGCATCGCCAAGCACGGCGCCAAGATGGTGACGGCCGTGGCCTGCACCCGGGTGCCCAAGCTGACGGTCGTCATCGGCGGCTCGTACGGCGCAGGCAACTACTCGATGTGCGGCCGGGCGTACTCGCCGCGCTTCCTGTGGATGTGGCCGGGCGCCAAGATCTCGGTGATGGGCGGCGAGCAGGCGGCCTCCGTCCTCGCCACCGTGCGCCGCGACCAGTTCGAGGCGCAGGGCGAGGAGTGGCCGGCCGAGGCGGAGGAGGAGTTCAAGCGTCCCGTCCGCGAGCAGTACGAGCGGCAGGGCAGCGCCTACTACGCCACCGCCCGGCTCTGGGACGACGGCGTGATCGACCCGATGGAGACCAGGACCGTCCTCGGTCTGGCGCTCACCGCCTGCGCCAACGCCCCGCTCGCCGAGCCCCGGCCGTACGGCGTCTTCCGGATGTGA
- a CDS encoding putative hydrolase of the HAD superfamily: MLDMPLLLFDLDNTLLPRDAAYRAWARDFLAEHRLPAADIDWFSTIDGSGYVPRSTVLGAAKRRYGLDHSMDLLLAHYRRGINAHIHCPATHVDALHAARASGWTLGIVSNGGTRPQLEKIRRTGLEQLVDGWVISEEARCVKPDPLIFEIAARRCGVSTAPGWEAGTWMVGDHGPADVAGAEVAGLRSVWLHLGRPWAEQGYRPTLSAAGLPEAVGLVLSARSAPTAASVRRGAVRRAVAQHAAARRAAEAQPAGPQADVAAGVGAGRPRAAATRTSPVAQLPAAVARTVRAAAQPAATRPVAVAPVAAPAVLEPAAVAAGGDGLAAGAVRTRFAAQPAAVAQVAAAGYTVIDDGVAG, from the coding sequence ATGCTCGACATGCCGCTGCTCCTGTTCGACCTCGACAACACCCTGCTGCCCAGGGACGCCGCCTATCGGGCCTGGGCCCGGGACTTCCTGGCCGAACACCGCCTGCCCGCCGCCGACATCGACTGGTTCTCCACCATCGACGGCAGCGGCTACGTGCCCCGCAGCACGGTACTGGGCGCCGCGAAGCGCCGCTACGGCCTGGACCACTCCATGGACCTGCTGCTCGCCCACTACCGCCGCGGCATCAACGCGCACATCCACTGCCCCGCCACCCACGTCGACGCGCTGCACGCGGCCCGGGCCTCCGGCTGGACCCTCGGCATCGTCAGCAACGGCGGTACCAGGCCGCAGCTGGAGAAGATCCGCCGTACCGGGCTGGAGCAGCTGGTCGACGGCTGGGTCATCTCGGAGGAGGCCCGCTGCGTGAAGCCGGACCCTCTCATCTTCGAGATCGCCGCCCGCCGCTGCGGGGTCTCCACCGCCCCCGGCTGGGAGGCGGGCACCTGGATGGTCGGCGACCACGGCCCGGCGGACGTCGCGGGGGCCGAGGTCGCCGGGCTGCGCAGTGTCTGGCTGCACCTGGGGCGACCGTGGGCCGAACAGGGCTACCGCCCGACCCTGAGCGCCGCCGGGCTGCCGGAGGCCGTCGGGCTCGTCCTCAGCGCCCGCAGCGCGCCGACCGCCGCCTCCGTCCGCCGCGGGGCCGTCCGGCGGGCCGTGGCCCAGCACGCGGCCGCACGGCGGGCCGCCGAGGCGCAGCCGGCCGGGCCGCAGGCGGACGTCGCCGCCGGTGTCGGGGCGGGCCGGCCGAGAGCGGCCGCGACGCGCACCTCTCCGGTCGCCCAGCTCCCTGCCGCGGTCGCCCGTACGGTGCGCGCGGCCGCACAACCGGCCGCGACGCGGCCGGTTGCCGTCGCGCCGGTCGCCGCTCCTGCCGTCCTGGAGCCCGCGGCCGTCGCCGCCGGCGGGGACGGCCTGGCCGCGGGTGCCGTCCGGACGCGCTTCGCGGCGCAGCCGGCCGCGGTGGCACAGGTCGCCGCGGCCGGTTACACCGTCATCGACGACGGGGTCGCCGGGTAG
- a CDS encoding hydroxymethylglutaryl-CoA lyase translates to MTADQNVETAATEPGVLELGLPDPVRDPSLPARVRIHEVGPRDGLQNESALVPVEVKAEFIARLAAAGLRTVEATSFVHPKWVPQLADAEELMPRLAGLAEEYPGLRLPVLVPNERGLDRALDRGATEVAVFASATETFARRNLNRSADEAMAMFRPVVARATAAGVPVRGYLSMCFGDPWEGPVPAAQVIGHGLRLLEMGCAELSLGDTIGTATPGQVAALLTGFAEAGVPMDRLAVHFHDTYGQALANTLAALRCGVTVVDASAGGLGGCPYAKSATGNLATEDLVWMLHGLGIDTGVDLAALAATSGWMARQLGRPGQSRTVRALLGPSA, encoded by the coding sequence ATGACCGCCGATCAGAACGTGGAGACGGCTGCGACGGAGCCCGGCGTGCTCGAGCTCGGCCTGCCGGACCCGGTGCGCGACCCGTCGCTGCCGGCCCGGGTGCGGATCCACGAGGTCGGCCCGCGGGACGGCCTGCAGAACGAGAGCGCGCTCGTCCCGGTCGAGGTCAAGGCCGAGTTCATCGCCCGGCTCGCGGCCGCCGGCCTGCGCACCGTGGAGGCGACCAGCTTCGTCCACCCGAAGTGGGTGCCGCAGCTGGCCGACGCCGAGGAGCTGATGCCGCGGCTGGCCGGCCTGGCCGAGGAGTACCCCGGGCTGCGGCTGCCGGTGCTGGTGCCGAACGAGCGCGGCCTGGACCGGGCGCTCGACCGCGGCGCGACGGAGGTCGCCGTCTTCGCCAGCGCCACCGAGACATTCGCCCGGCGGAACCTCAACCGGTCCGCCGACGAGGCCATGGCCATGTTCCGGCCGGTCGTGGCCCGGGCCACCGCCGCCGGGGTGCCCGTCCGCGGCTACCTCTCGATGTGCTTCGGGGACCCGTGGGAGGGCCCCGTCCCGGCGGCCCAGGTGATCGGCCACGGCCTGCGCCTGCTGGAGATGGGCTGCGCCGAGCTGAGCCTCGGCGACACCATCGGCACCGCCACGCCCGGCCAGGTCGCCGCGCTGCTGACCGGCTTCGCCGAGGCCGGGGTGCCGATGGACCGGCTCGCCGTGCACTTCCACGACACCTACGGACAGGCGCTGGCCAACACGCTGGCCGCGCTGCGCTGCGGGGTGACGGTCGTGGACGCCTCGGCCGGCGGCCTCGGCGGCTGCCCCTATGCGAAGAGCGCCACCGGCAACCTGGCCACCGAGGACCTGGTGTGGATGCTCCACGGCCTCGGCATCGACACCGGCGTCGACCTGGCCGCCCTGGCCGCCACAAGCGGCTGGATGGCACGGCAGCTCGGACGCCCCGGCCAGTCGCGGACCGTCCGGGCGCTGCTCGGCCCGTCCGCCTGA
- a CDS encoding transcriptional regulator GlxA family with amidase domain: protein MSRVSRSDAGPDGGQPPTGLPGRSARADGTAARAAAPGRTPSPLNGSPLAGPTAPHGGAPGNPGGGTVLTSGHLAPSAGVPASSAPHPAQGAFPANGQFGAPHPHFAGGPAGGGAGAGTSPAGAAGGGPAVLSALHHPAPARKLSGRRRRETVAVLIFGGAPIFESSIPLSVFGVDRQDAGVPRYRLLVCAGEEGPLATTGGLTLTAPYGLEALSRAGTIVVPAWRSISQPPPVEAIAALRKAHHEGARIIGLCTGAFVLAAAGLLDGRPATTHWMYAPTLAKRYPRVHVDPRELFVDDGDVLTSAGTAAGIDLCLHVVRTDHGAEAANALARRLVVPNRRGGGGQAQYIDQSLPEEIGNDPLAEVVTWALENLNQQFDVEVLAARAYMSRRTFDRRFRTLTGSAPLQWLITQRVLQAQRLLETSDLSVDDVARRCGFRSPVALRGHFRRQLGVSPAAYRTSYRARRPAPAPAGAATVPAQGGPADRLAGGGQGGAAHPHPVGTGGPAHPGGPSAMAGAVPGSGQGGGRRRPNAAVPPQPGPAGGRRPRPATGDRPAEPSAPRPAERPGVGAASASPAGRATGRWSTRSPRRAATSSRARAARVRATGPTTRRRAVPGIPPRPRTGGPPVRRRTTTARRARRNAAGGPGRCPARAIAP, encoded by the coding sequence TTGAGCAGGGTGAGCAGGAGCGACGCGGGTCCTGACGGCGGCCAGCCGCCGACCGGCCTCCCGGGCCGGTCCGCCAGAGCTGACGGGACGGCAGCCCGCGCCGCGGCCCCGGGCCGCACACCCTCCCCGCTCAACGGCTCGCCGCTCGCCGGCCCGACCGCCCCGCACGGCGGCGCACCCGGCAACCCGGGCGGTGGAACGGTCCTGACGTCCGGTCACCTCGCACCGTCGGCCGGCGTCCCCGCGTCCTCCGCACCGCACCCGGCGCAGGGCGCCTTCCCGGCGAACGGTCAGTTCGGCGCCCCGCACCCGCACTTCGCCGGCGGTCCGGCCGGTGGCGGCGCCGGGGCGGGCACCTCCCCCGCCGGTGCCGCGGGCGGCGGTCCCGCGGTCCTGTCCGCCCTGCACCACCCCGCACCGGCCCGCAAGCTCTCCGGCCGCCGGCGCCGGGAGACGGTGGCCGTGCTGATCTTCGGCGGGGCGCCGATCTTCGAGAGTTCGATCCCGCTCTCGGTCTTCGGGGTGGACCGGCAGGACGCCGGGGTGCCCCGCTACCGGCTGCTGGTCTGCGCCGGCGAGGAGGGCCCGCTGGCCACCACCGGCGGGCTGACCCTGACCGCCCCGTACGGCCTGGAGGCACTCTCCCGGGCCGGCACGATCGTCGTCCCGGCATGGCGCTCGATCTCCCAGCCGCCGCCGGTCGAGGCGATCGCCGCGCTGCGCAAGGCCCACCACGAGGGGGCCCGGATCATCGGCCTCTGCACCGGCGCCTTCGTGCTGGCCGCGGCCGGCCTGCTCGACGGCCGCCCGGCGACCACCCACTGGATGTACGCGCCGACGCTCGCCAAGCGCTACCCGCGGGTCCACGTCGACCCGCGCGAGCTGTTCGTGGACGACGGCGACGTGCTGACCTCGGCCGGCACCGCGGCCGGCATCGACCTGTGCCTGCACGTGGTGCGGACCGACCACGGTGCCGAGGCGGCCAACGCGCTGGCCCGCCGTCTGGTGGTGCCCAACCGGCGCGGAGGCGGAGGCCAGGCCCAGTACATCGACCAGTCTTTACCGGAGGAGATCGGCAACGACCCGCTGGCCGAGGTGGTCACCTGGGCGCTGGAGAACCTCAACCAGCAGTTCGACGTCGAGGTGCTGGCCGCCCGCGCCTACATGAGCCGTCGCACCTTCGACCGGCGGTTCCGGACGCTCACCGGCAGCGCCCCGCTGCAGTGGCTGATCACCCAGCGGGTGCTGCAGGCGCAGCGGCTGCTGGAGACCTCGGACCTCTCGGTGGACGACGTCGCGCGGCGCTGCGGCTTCCGCTCGCCGGTGGCGCTGCGCGGGCACTTCCGCCGCCAGCTCGGCGTCTCCCCCGCGGCGTACCGGACGAGCTACCGGGCCCGGCGTCCCGCTCCGGCCCCGGCCGGGGCGGCCACCGTGCCCGCCCAGGGCGGCCCGGCCGACCGGCTCGCCGGCGGCGGCCAGGGCGGCGCGGCGCACCCGCATCCGGTCGGCACCGGCGGTCCGGCGCACCCGGGCGGGCCCTCGGCGATGGCCGGCGCGGTGCCGGGCAGCGGCCAGGGCGGCGGCCGACGACGGCCGAACGCCGCGGTCCCCCCGCAGCCGGGGCCGGCCGGCGGACGGCGTCCGCGGCCCGCGACAGGCGACCGCCCGGCCGAACCGTCGGCCCCGCGGCCTGCCGAGCGGCCGGGGGTCGGGGCGGCGAGCGCGTCGCCGGCCGGCCGGGCGACCGGCCGGTGGAGCACGCGGTCGCCGAGGAGAGCGGCTACGAGCAGCCGAGCGCGCGCGGCCAGGGTCAGGGCCACCGGGCCGACCACGCGGCGCCGGGCGGTGCCGGGCATCCCGCCCCGCCCGCGGACGGGCGGCCCGCCGGTCCGTCGGCGGACGACGACGGCCCGGCGGGCGCGGCGCAACGCGGCCGGGGGGCCCGGACGCTGTCCGGCTCGCGCGATCGCGCCGTAG